The following coding sequences are from one Oncorhynchus clarkii lewisi isolate Uvic-CL-2024 chromosome 20, UVic_Ocla_1.0, whole genome shotgun sequence window:
- the LOC139376795 gene encoding transmembrane protein 101, with protein MAAPSSRQVLRRLCQFGAFILTRFGFWNCFTMLMLFAERADVKRKPDIQVPYLYFDMGVSVLCASFMSFGVKRRWFALGAAIQLAISTYASYIGEQVHYSDWLKVRMYSRTLAIIGGFLVLASGAGEVYRQKHRTRSLQSTGQVFIGVYLICMVYSLQHSKEDRMAYLNHIPGGEITLMLLVVLFGVLALAFLSGCYIRLASQILAVVLPLILLFIDGNLGYWHNTRHVEFWNQLKLMGHNVGIFGAVLILATDG; from the exons ATGGCTGCCCCTAGCAGTAGGCAAGTTCTCCGGCGCCTCTGTCAATTTGGCGCCTTTATTTTGACCCGATTTGGTTTCTGGAACTGCTTTACAATGCTGATGCTCTTTGCGGAGCGCGCGGATGTAAAAAG GAAACCTGACATCCAGGTTCCCTACTTGTACTTTGACATGGGGGTATCAGTTCTTTGTGCCAGCTTCATGTCCTTTGGGGTGAAGAGGAGGTGGTTTGCACTGGGGGCCGCCATACAGTTAGCTATCAGCACCTACGCTTCTTATATTGGTGAACAAGTGCACTATAGTGACTGGCTGAAG GTAAGGATGTACTCCAGAACCCTGGCTATCATCGGGGGTTTCCTGGTCCTAGCCAGTGGTGCGGGGGAGGTATACAGACAGAAACATCGCACCAGATCGCTGCAGTCCACCGGACAGGTCTTCATAGGGGTCTACCTCATCTGCATG GTGTACTCCCTCCAGCACAGTAAAGAGGACAGGATGGCCTACCTGAACCACATCCCTGGTGGGGAGATCACCCTAATGCTACTGGTGGTGCTGTTTGGAGTGCTGGCCCTGGCCTTCCTCTCTGGCTGTTATATCCGTCTAGCTTCACAGATCCTGGCAGTGGTCCTGCCCCTCATCCTGCTCTTCATCGACGGTAACCTGGGCTACTGGCACAACACGCGCCATGTAGAGTTCTGGAACCAGTTGAAGCTGATGGGGCATAACGTGGGTATTTTCGGGGCTGTGCTGATTCTGGCTACAGACGGTTGA